A section of the Ochotona princeps isolate mOchPri1 chromosome 19, mOchPri1.hap1, whole genome shotgun sequence genome encodes:
- the RAD50 gene encoding DNA repair protein RAD50 isoform X1: MSRIEKMSILGVRSFGIEDKDKQIISFFTPLTILVGPNGAGKTTIIECLKYICTGDFPPGTKGNTFVHDPKVAQETDVRAQIRLQFRDVNGELVAVQRSMVCSQKSKKTEFKTLEGVITRTKHGEKVSLSSKCAEIDREMISSLGVSKSVLNNVIFCHQEDSNWPLSEGKALKQKFDEIFSATRYIKALETLRQVRQTQGQKVKECQTELKYLKQNKEKACEIRDQITTKEAQLTSSKEIVKSYENELEPLKNRLKEIENNLSKIMRLDNEIKALESRKKQMQKDNSELEQKMEKVFQGTDDQLNDLYHNHQRTVREKERRLVDCQRELEKLNKESRLLNQEKSELLVEQGRLQLQADRHQEQIRARDSLLQSLAAQLELDGFERGPFNERQIKNFHKLVRERQEKEAETANQLMNDFAEKETLKQKQIDEIRDKKTGLGRIIELKSEILNKKQSELKNVKFELQQLEGSSDRILELEQELKKAERELSKAEKNSNVETLKTEVISLQNEKTDLDRNLRKLDQEMEQLNHHTTTRTQMEMLNKDKVDKDEQIRKIKSRHSDELISLLGYFPNKKQLEDWLHSKSKEINQTRDRLAKLNKELASAEQNKNHINNELKRKEEQLSSYEDKLFDVCGSQDFESDLDRLKEDIEKSSKQRAMLAGATAVYSQFITQLTDDNQSCCPVCQRVFQTEAELQEVISDLQSKLRLAPDKLKSTESELKKKEKRRDEMLGLVPMRQSIVDLKEKEIPELRNKLQNVNRDIQRLKNDIEEQETLLGTIMPEEESAKVCLTDVTIMERLQMELKDVERKIAQQAAKLHGIDLDRTVQQVNQEKQEKQHKLDTVTSKIELNRKLIQDQQEQIQHLKSITNELKSEKLQISTNLQRRQQLEEQTVELSSEVQSLFREIKDAKEQVNPLETTLEKFQQEKEELVSKKHTSNKIAQDKLNDIKEKVKNIHGYMKDIENYIQDGKDDYKKQKEAELNKVIDQLSECEKHKEKINKDMGIMRQDIDTQKIQERWLQDNLTLRKRNEELKEVEEERKQHLKEMGQMQVLQMKNEHQKLEENIENIKRNHSLAIGRQKGYEEEIIHFKKELREPQFRDAEEKYREMMIVMRTTELVNKDLDIYYKTLDQAIMKFHSMKMEEINKIIRDLWRSTYRGQDIEYIEIRSDADENVSASDKRRNYNYRVVMLKGDTALDMRGRCSAGQKVLASLIIRLALAETFCLNCGILALDEPTTNLDRENIESLAHALVEIIKSRSQQRNFQLLVITHDEDFVELLGRSEYVEKFYRIKKNIDQCSEIVKCSVNSLGSYVH, encoded by the exons GCATGGTGAGAAGGTGAGTCTGAGCTCTAAGTGTGCAGAGATCGATCGAGAAATGATAAGTTCTCTTGGCGTTTCCAAGTCTGTGTTGAACAATGTCATTTTCTGTCATCAAGAAGACTCTAATTGGCCCTTAAGTGAAGGAAAGGCTCTCAAGCAAAAATTCGATGAGATTTTTTCTGCAACAAG ATACATTAAAGCCTTAGAAACGCTTCGTCAGGTTCGTCAGACACAAGGTCAGAAAGTGAAGGAATGTCAAACTGAACTAAAATACCTGAAGCAAAATAAGGAAAAAGCCTGTGAAATCCGTGATCAGATTACTACTAAGGAAGCCCAGCTGACATCTTCAAAGGAAATTGTCAAATCCTATGAGAATGAACTGGAACCACTGAag AACCGTctgaaagaaattgaaaacaatCTCTCCAAAATAATGAGACTTGACAATGAAATTAAAGCCTTGGAGAGCCGAAAGAAGCAAATGCAGAAGGATAACAGTGAACtggaacagaaaatggaaaag GTTTTTCAAGGGACTGATGACCAGCTAAATGACTTGTATCACAATCACCAGAGAAcagttagagaaaaagaaaggagattaGTAGATTGTCAGCGTGAACTAGAGAAATTAAATAAAGAGTCTAGACTTCTCAATCAAGAAAAATCAGAACTCCTTGTTGAACAGG GTCGTCTTCAGCTACAGGCAGATCGCCATCAGGAACAGATCCGAGCTAGAGACTCATTACTTCAGTCCTTGGCAGCACAGCTGGAATTGGATGGCTTTGAACGTGGACCCTTCAAtgaaagacaaattaaaaattttcacaaacttgtgagagagagacaagaaaaggaagcagagacTGCCAACCAGCTGATG AATGACTTTGCAGAAAAAGAGACtctgaaacagaaacaaatagaTGAGATAAGAGATAAAAAAACTGGATTGGGAAGAATAATTGAACTAAAATCAGAAATCCTAAATAAGAAGCAGAGTGAACTGAAGAATGTGAAGTTTGAATTACAGCAGTTGGAAGGATCTTCAGACAGGATTCTTGAACTGGAACAGGAGCTCAAAAAAGCT GAACGTGAATTAAGCAAGGCTGAGAAAAACAGTAATGTTGAAACCCTAAAAACAGAGGTAATAAGTcttcaaaatgagaaaacagaccTAGACAGGAACCTGCGTAAACTGGaccaggaaatggagcagttaaaTCATCATACGACCACACGTACCCAAATGGAGATGCTGAACAAAGACAAA GTTGACAAAGatgaacaaattagaaaaataaaatctaggcATAGTGATGAATTAATTTCACTGTTGGGGTATTTTCCCAACAAAAAACAGCTTGAGGACTGGCTTCATAGTAAATCAAAAGAAATTAATCAGACCAGAGACAGACTTGCCAAATTGAA caaggagctagctTCGGCtgagcaaaataaaaatcatatcaaCAATGagctaaaaagaaaggaagagcaaCTGTCAAGTTATGAAGACAAGCTTTTTGATGTTTGTGGAAGCCAAGATTTTGAGAGTGATTTAGATAGGCTTAAAGAGGACATTGAAAAATCCTCAAAACAGCGAG CTATGCTTGCTGGGGCCACAGCTGTTTACTCCCAGTTCATTACTCAGCTGACAGATGACAACCAGTCGTGTTGTCCCGTCTGTCAGAGAGTTTTTCAGACAGAGGCTGAATTACAAGAAGTCATCAGTGATTTGCAATCCAAACTGCGGCTTGCTCCAGATAAACTCAAGTCAACAGAATCAGagctaaagaagaaagaaaagcggCGAGATGAAATGCTGGGACTTGTGCCCATGAG GCAAAGCATAGTAGATTTGAAGGAGAAGGAAATACCAGAATTAAGAAATAAACTACAGAATGTCAATAGAGATATACAACGCCTAAAGAATGACATAGAAGAACAGGAAACTCTCTTGGGTACAATAATGCCTGAAGAAGAAAGTGCTAAAGTATGTCTGACAGATGTTACAATTATGGAGAGACTCCAG aTGGAACTTAAAGATGTTGAAAGAAAAATCGCACAGCAAGCAGCTAAGCTACATGGAATAGACTTAGATCGAACTGTTCAGCAGGTGAAccaggaaaaacaagagaaacagCACAAATTAGATACAG TGACCAGTAAGATTGAATTGAATCGGAAGCTCATTCAGGACCAGCAAGAACAGATACAACACCTAAAAAGTATAACAAATGAGCTTAAATCAGAGAAACTTCAGATATCCACTAATCTGCAGCGTCgtcagcagctggaagagcagACTGTGGAATTGTCCAGTGAAGTTCAGTCTTTGTTCAGAGAGATAAAG gatGCTAAGGAGCAGGTAAACCCTTTGGAAACAACATTGGAGAAATTCCAGCAGGAAAAAGAAGAATTAGTTAGCAAAAAACACACAAGCAACAAAATAGCACAGGATAAA CTGAATGACATCAAAGAGAAGGTTAAGAATATTCATGGTTATATGAAAGACATTGAGAATTACATTCAGGACGGGAAAGATGACTATAAGAAG caaAAAGAAGCTGAACTTAATAAGGTTATAGATCAACTAAGTGAATgtgagaaacacaaagaaaagataaataaagaCATGGGAATTATGAGACAAGATATTGACACACAGAAG ATACAGGAACGTTGGCTACAGGACAATCttactttaagaaaaagaaacgaGGAACTAAAAGAagttgaagaagaaagaaagcaacaTCTGAAGGAAATGGGACAAATGCAggttttacaaatgaagaa TGAGCATCAGAAGTTGGAGGAGAATatagaaaacataaaaagaaatcacagCCTGGCAATAGGGCGGCAGAAGGGTTATGAGgaagaaattattcattttaagaaAGAACTTCGAGAACCTCAATTTCGAGATGCAGAGGAAAAATATAGAGAGATGATGATTGTTATGAGAACAACGGAGCTTGTGAACAAGGATCTGGACATTTATTATAAGACTCTGGACCA AGCAATAATGAAATTTCACAGTATGAAAATGGAGGAGATCAATAAGATTATTCGTGATCTTTGGCGAAGCACCTACCGCGGACAAG ATATTGAATATATAGAAATTCGGTCTGATGCTGATGAAAACGTCTCAGCTTCGGATAAAAGGCGGAATTACAATTACCGTGTGGTGATGCTGAAGGGGGACACGGCCTTGGACATGCGTGGACGATGCAGTGCTGGGCAGAAG GTCTTAGCCTCACTCATCATTCGCCTGGCCCTGGCTGAAACCTTCTGCCTTAACTGCGGCATTCTTGCTTTGGATGAGCCCACGACAAATCTGGACCGAGAGAACATCGAGTCTCTGGCACATGCACTGGTGGA AATAATAAAAAGTCGTTCACAGCAGCGAAACTTCCAGCTTCTGGTTATCACTCATGATGAAGACTTCGTGGAGCTTCTAGGACGTTCTGAATATGTGGAGAAATTCTACAGGATCAAGAAGAACATTGATCAGTGCTCAGAGATTGTCAAGTGCAGCGTGAACTCCCTGGGGTCTTACGTTCATTAA
- the RAD50 gene encoding DNA repair protein RAD50 isoform X3 yields the protein MVCSQKSKKTEFKTLEGVITRTKHGEKVSLSSKCAEIDREMISSLGVSKSVLNNVIFCHQEDSNWPLSEGKALKQKFDEIFSATRYIKALETLRQVRQTQGQKVKECQTELKYLKQNKEKACEIRDQITTKEAQLTSSKEIVKSYENELEPLKNRLKEIENNLSKIMRLDNEIKALESRKKQMQKDNSELEQKMEKVFQGTDDQLNDLYHNHQRTVREKERRLVDCQRELEKLNKESRLLNQEKSELLVEQGRLQLQADRHQEQIRARDSLLQSLAAQLELDGFERGPFNERQIKNFHKLVRERQEKEAETANQLMNDFAEKETLKQKQIDEIRDKKTGLGRIIELKSEILNKKQSELKNVKFELQQLEGSSDRILELEQELKKAERELSKAEKNSNVETLKTEVISLQNEKTDLDRNLRKLDQEMEQLNHHTTTRTQMEMLNKDKVDKDEQIRKIKSRHSDELISLLGYFPNKKQLEDWLHSKSKEINQTRDRLAKLNKELASAEQNKNHINNELKRKEEQLSSYEDKLFDVCGSQDFESDLDRLKEDIEKSSKQRAMLAGATAVYSQFITQLTDDNQSCCPVCQRVFQTEAELQEVISDLQSKLRLAPDKLKSTESELKKKEKRRDEMLGLVPMRQSIVDLKEKEIPELRNKLQNVNRDIQRLKNDIEEQETLLGTIMPEEESAKVCLTDVTIMERLQMELKDVERKIAQQAAKLHGIDLDRTVQQVNQEKQEKQHKLDTVTSKIELNRKLIQDQQEQIQHLKSITNELKSEKLQISTNLQRRQQLEEQTVELSSEVQSLFREIKDAKEQVNPLETTLEKFQQEKEELVSKKHTSNKIAQDKLNDIKEKVKNIHGYMKDIENYIQDGKDDYKKQKEAELNKVIDQLSECEKHKEKINKDMGIMRQDIDTQKIQERWLQDNLTLRKRNEELKEVEEERKQHLKEMGQMQVLQMKNEHQKLEENIENIKRNHSLAIGRQKGYEEEIIHFKKELREPQFRDAEEKYREMMIVMRTTELVNKDLDIYYKTLDQAIMKFHSMKMEEINKIIRDLWRSTYRGQDIEYIEIRSDADENVSASDKRRNYNYRVVMLKGDTALDMRGRCSAGQKVLASLIIRLALAETFCLNCGILALDEPTTNLDRENIESLAHALVEIIKSRSQQRNFQLLVITHDEDFVELLGRSEYVEKFYRIKKNIDQCSEIVKCSVNSLGSYVH from the exons GCATGGTGAGAAGGTGAGTCTGAGCTCTAAGTGTGCAGAGATCGATCGAGAAATGATAAGTTCTCTTGGCGTTTCCAAGTCTGTGTTGAACAATGTCATTTTCTGTCATCAAGAAGACTCTAATTGGCCCTTAAGTGAAGGAAAGGCTCTCAAGCAAAAATTCGATGAGATTTTTTCTGCAACAAG ATACATTAAAGCCTTAGAAACGCTTCGTCAGGTTCGTCAGACACAAGGTCAGAAAGTGAAGGAATGTCAAACTGAACTAAAATACCTGAAGCAAAATAAGGAAAAAGCCTGTGAAATCCGTGATCAGATTACTACTAAGGAAGCCCAGCTGACATCTTCAAAGGAAATTGTCAAATCCTATGAGAATGAACTGGAACCACTGAag AACCGTctgaaagaaattgaaaacaatCTCTCCAAAATAATGAGACTTGACAATGAAATTAAAGCCTTGGAGAGCCGAAAGAAGCAAATGCAGAAGGATAACAGTGAACtggaacagaaaatggaaaag GTTTTTCAAGGGACTGATGACCAGCTAAATGACTTGTATCACAATCACCAGAGAAcagttagagaaaaagaaaggagattaGTAGATTGTCAGCGTGAACTAGAGAAATTAAATAAAGAGTCTAGACTTCTCAATCAAGAAAAATCAGAACTCCTTGTTGAACAGG GTCGTCTTCAGCTACAGGCAGATCGCCATCAGGAACAGATCCGAGCTAGAGACTCATTACTTCAGTCCTTGGCAGCACAGCTGGAATTGGATGGCTTTGAACGTGGACCCTTCAAtgaaagacaaattaaaaattttcacaaacttgtgagagagagacaagaaaaggaagcagagacTGCCAACCAGCTGATG AATGACTTTGCAGAAAAAGAGACtctgaaacagaaacaaatagaTGAGATAAGAGATAAAAAAACTGGATTGGGAAGAATAATTGAACTAAAATCAGAAATCCTAAATAAGAAGCAGAGTGAACTGAAGAATGTGAAGTTTGAATTACAGCAGTTGGAAGGATCTTCAGACAGGATTCTTGAACTGGAACAGGAGCTCAAAAAAGCT GAACGTGAATTAAGCAAGGCTGAGAAAAACAGTAATGTTGAAACCCTAAAAACAGAGGTAATAAGTcttcaaaatgagaaaacagaccTAGACAGGAACCTGCGTAAACTGGaccaggaaatggagcagttaaaTCATCATACGACCACACGTACCCAAATGGAGATGCTGAACAAAGACAAA GTTGACAAAGatgaacaaattagaaaaataaaatctaggcATAGTGATGAATTAATTTCACTGTTGGGGTATTTTCCCAACAAAAAACAGCTTGAGGACTGGCTTCATAGTAAATCAAAAGAAATTAATCAGACCAGAGACAGACTTGCCAAATTGAA caaggagctagctTCGGCtgagcaaaataaaaatcatatcaaCAATGagctaaaaagaaaggaagagcaaCTGTCAAGTTATGAAGACAAGCTTTTTGATGTTTGTGGAAGCCAAGATTTTGAGAGTGATTTAGATAGGCTTAAAGAGGACATTGAAAAATCCTCAAAACAGCGAG CTATGCTTGCTGGGGCCACAGCTGTTTACTCCCAGTTCATTACTCAGCTGACAGATGACAACCAGTCGTGTTGTCCCGTCTGTCAGAGAGTTTTTCAGACAGAGGCTGAATTACAAGAAGTCATCAGTGATTTGCAATCCAAACTGCGGCTTGCTCCAGATAAACTCAAGTCAACAGAATCAGagctaaagaagaaagaaaagcggCGAGATGAAATGCTGGGACTTGTGCCCATGAG GCAAAGCATAGTAGATTTGAAGGAGAAGGAAATACCAGAATTAAGAAATAAACTACAGAATGTCAATAGAGATATACAACGCCTAAAGAATGACATAGAAGAACAGGAAACTCTCTTGGGTACAATAATGCCTGAAGAAGAAAGTGCTAAAGTATGTCTGACAGATGTTACAATTATGGAGAGACTCCAG aTGGAACTTAAAGATGTTGAAAGAAAAATCGCACAGCAAGCAGCTAAGCTACATGGAATAGACTTAGATCGAACTGTTCAGCAGGTGAAccaggaaaaacaagagaaacagCACAAATTAGATACAG TGACCAGTAAGATTGAATTGAATCGGAAGCTCATTCAGGACCAGCAAGAACAGATACAACACCTAAAAAGTATAACAAATGAGCTTAAATCAGAGAAACTTCAGATATCCACTAATCTGCAGCGTCgtcagcagctggaagagcagACTGTGGAATTGTCCAGTGAAGTTCAGTCTTTGTTCAGAGAGATAAAG gatGCTAAGGAGCAGGTAAACCCTTTGGAAACAACATTGGAGAAATTCCAGCAGGAAAAAGAAGAATTAGTTAGCAAAAAACACACAAGCAACAAAATAGCACAGGATAAA CTGAATGACATCAAAGAGAAGGTTAAGAATATTCATGGTTATATGAAAGACATTGAGAATTACATTCAGGACGGGAAAGATGACTATAAGAAG caaAAAGAAGCTGAACTTAATAAGGTTATAGATCAACTAAGTGAATgtgagaaacacaaagaaaagataaataaagaCATGGGAATTATGAGACAAGATATTGACACACAGAAG ATACAGGAACGTTGGCTACAGGACAATCttactttaagaaaaagaaacgaGGAACTAAAAGAagttgaagaagaaagaaagcaacaTCTGAAGGAAATGGGACAAATGCAggttttacaaatgaagaa TGAGCATCAGAAGTTGGAGGAGAATatagaaaacataaaaagaaatcacagCCTGGCAATAGGGCGGCAGAAGGGTTATGAGgaagaaattattcattttaagaaAGAACTTCGAGAACCTCAATTTCGAGATGCAGAGGAAAAATATAGAGAGATGATGATTGTTATGAGAACAACGGAGCTTGTGAACAAGGATCTGGACATTTATTATAAGACTCTGGACCA AGCAATAATGAAATTTCACAGTATGAAAATGGAGGAGATCAATAAGATTATTCGTGATCTTTGGCGAAGCACCTACCGCGGACAAG ATATTGAATATATAGAAATTCGGTCTGATGCTGATGAAAACGTCTCAGCTTCGGATAAAAGGCGGAATTACAATTACCGTGTGGTGATGCTGAAGGGGGACACGGCCTTGGACATGCGTGGACGATGCAGTGCTGGGCAGAAG GTCTTAGCCTCACTCATCATTCGCCTGGCCCTGGCTGAAACCTTCTGCCTTAACTGCGGCATTCTTGCTTTGGATGAGCCCACGACAAATCTGGACCGAGAGAACATCGAGTCTCTGGCACATGCACTGGTGGA AATAATAAAAAGTCGTTCACAGCAGCGAAACTTCCAGCTTCTGGTTATCACTCATGATGAAGACTTCGTGGAGCTTCTAGGACGTTCTGAATATGTGGAGAAATTCTACAGGATCAAGAAGAACATTGATCAGTGCTCAGAGATTGTCAAGTGCAGCGTGAACTCCCTGGGGTCTTACGTTCATTAA
- the RAD50 gene encoding DNA repair protein RAD50 isoform X2 produces MSRIEKMSILGVRSFGIEDKDKQIISFFTPLTILVGPNGAGKTTIIECLKYICTGDFPPGTKGNTFVHDPKVAQETDVRAQIRLQFRDVNGELVAVQRSMVCSQKSKKTEFKTLEGVITRTKHGEKVSLSSKCAEIDREMISSLGVSKSVLNNVIFCHQEDSNWPLSEGKALKQKFDEIFSATRYIKALETLRQVRQTQGQKVKECQTELKYLKQNKEKACEIRDQITTKEAQLTSSKEIVKSYENELEPLKNRLKEIENNLSKIMRLDNEIKALESRKKQMQKDNSELEQKMEKVFQGTDDQLNDLYHNHQRTVREKERRLVDCQRELEKLNKESRLLNQEKSELLVEQGRLQLQADRHQEQIRARDSLLQSLAAQLELDGFERGPFNERQIKNFHKLVRERQEKEAETANQLMNDFAEKETLKQKQIDEIRDKKTGLGRIIELKSEILNKKQSELKNVKFELQQLEGSSDRILELEQELKKAERELSKAEKNSNVETLKTEVISLQNEKTDLDRNLRKLDQEMEQLNHHTTTRTQMEMLNKDKVDKDEQIRKIKSRHSDELISLLGYFPNKKQLEDWLHSKSKEINQTRDRLAKLNKELASAEQNKNHINNELKRKEEQLSSYEDKLFDVCGSQDFESDLDRLKEDIEKSSKQRAMLAGATAVYSQFITQLTDDNQSCCPVCQRVFQTEAELQEVISDLQSKLRLAPDKLKSTESELKKKEKRRDEMLGLVPMRQSIVDLKEKEIPELRNKLQNVNRDIQRLKNDIEEQETLLGTIMPEEESAKVCLTDVTIMERLQMELKDVERKIAQQAAKLHGIDLDRTVQQVNQEKQEKQHKLDTVTSKIELNRKLIQDQQEQIQHLKSITNELKSEKLQISTNLQRRQQLEEQTVELSSEVQSLFREIKDAKEQVNPLETTLEKFQQEKEELVSKKHTSNKIAQDKLNDIKEKVKNIHGYMKDIENYIQDGKDDYKKQKEAELNKVIDQLSECEKHKEKINKDMGIMRQDIDTQKIQERWLQDNLTLRKRNEELKEVEEERKQHLKEMGQMQVLQMKNEHQKLEENIENIKRNHSLAIGRQKGYEEEIIHFKKELREPQFRDAEEKYREMMIVMRTTELVNKDLDIYYKTLDQAIMKFHSMKMEEINKIIRDLWRSTYRGQDIEYIEIRSDADENVSASDKRRNYNYRVVMLKGDTALDMRGRCSAGQKAGLSLTHHSPGPG; encoded by the exons GCATGGTGAGAAGGTGAGTCTGAGCTCTAAGTGTGCAGAGATCGATCGAGAAATGATAAGTTCTCTTGGCGTTTCCAAGTCTGTGTTGAACAATGTCATTTTCTGTCATCAAGAAGACTCTAATTGGCCCTTAAGTGAAGGAAAGGCTCTCAAGCAAAAATTCGATGAGATTTTTTCTGCAACAAG ATACATTAAAGCCTTAGAAACGCTTCGTCAGGTTCGTCAGACACAAGGTCAGAAAGTGAAGGAATGTCAAACTGAACTAAAATACCTGAAGCAAAATAAGGAAAAAGCCTGTGAAATCCGTGATCAGATTACTACTAAGGAAGCCCAGCTGACATCTTCAAAGGAAATTGTCAAATCCTATGAGAATGAACTGGAACCACTGAag AACCGTctgaaagaaattgaaaacaatCTCTCCAAAATAATGAGACTTGACAATGAAATTAAAGCCTTGGAGAGCCGAAAGAAGCAAATGCAGAAGGATAACAGTGAACtggaacagaaaatggaaaag GTTTTTCAAGGGACTGATGACCAGCTAAATGACTTGTATCACAATCACCAGAGAAcagttagagaaaaagaaaggagattaGTAGATTGTCAGCGTGAACTAGAGAAATTAAATAAAGAGTCTAGACTTCTCAATCAAGAAAAATCAGAACTCCTTGTTGAACAGG GTCGTCTTCAGCTACAGGCAGATCGCCATCAGGAACAGATCCGAGCTAGAGACTCATTACTTCAGTCCTTGGCAGCACAGCTGGAATTGGATGGCTTTGAACGTGGACCCTTCAAtgaaagacaaattaaaaattttcacaaacttgtgagagagagacaagaaaaggaagcagagacTGCCAACCAGCTGATG AATGACTTTGCAGAAAAAGAGACtctgaaacagaaacaaatagaTGAGATAAGAGATAAAAAAACTGGATTGGGAAGAATAATTGAACTAAAATCAGAAATCCTAAATAAGAAGCAGAGTGAACTGAAGAATGTGAAGTTTGAATTACAGCAGTTGGAAGGATCTTCAGACAGGATTCTTGAACTGGAACAGGAGCTCAAAAAAGCT GAACGTGAATTAAGCAAGGCTGAGAAAAACAGTAATGTTGAAACCCTAAAAACAGAGGTAATAAGTcttcaaaatgagaaaacagaccTAGACAGGAACCTGCGTAAACTGGaccaggaaatggagcagttaaaTCATCATACGACCACACGTACCCAAATGGAGATGCTGAACAAAGACAAA GTTGACAAAGatgaacaaattagaaaaataaaatctaggcATAGTGATGAATTAATTTCACTGTTGGGGTATTTTCCCAACAAAAAACAGCTTGAGGACTGGCTTCATAGTAAATCAAAAGAAATTAATCAGACCAGAGACAGACTTGCCAAATTGAA caaggagctagctTCGGCtgagcaaaataaaaatcatatcaaCAATGagctaaaaagaaaggaagagcaaCTGTCAAGTTATGAAGACAAGCTTTTTGATGTTTGTGGAAGCCAAGATTTTGAGAGTGATTTAGATAGGCTTAAAGAGGACATTGAAAAATCCTCAAAACAGCGAG CTATGCTTGCTGGGGCCACAGCTGTTTACTCCCAGTTCATTACTCAGCTGACAGATGACAACCAGTCGTGTTGTCCCGTCTGTCAGAGAGTTTTTCAGACAGAGGCTGAATTACAAGAAGTCATCAGTGATTTGCAATCCAAACTGCGGCTTGCTCCAGATAAACTCAAGTCAACAGAATCAGagctaaagaagaaagaaaagcggCGAGATGAAATGCTGGGACTTGTGCCCATGAG GCAAAGCATAGTAGATTTGAAGGAGAAGGAAATACCAGAATTAAGAAATAAACTACAGAATGTCAATAGAGATATACAACGCCTAAAGAATGACATAGAAGAACAGGAAACTCTCTTGGGTACAATAATGCCTGAAGAAGAAAGTGCTAAAGTATGTCTGACAGATGTTACAATTATGGAGAGACTCCAG aTGGAACTTAAAGATGTTGAAAGAAAAATCGCACAGCAAGCAGCTAAGCTACATGGAATAGACTTAGATCGAACTGTTCAGCAGGTGAAccaggaaaaacaagagaaacagCACAAATTAGATACAG TGACCAGTAAGATTGAATTGAATCGGAAGCTCATTCAGGACCAGCAAGAACAGATACAACACCTAAAAAGTATAACAAATGAGCTTAAATCAGAGAAACTTCAGATATCCACTAATCTGCAGCGTCgtcagcagctggaagagcagACTGTGGAATTGTCCAGTGAAGTTCAGTCTTTGTTCAGAGAGATAAAG gatGCTAAGGAGCAGGTAAACCCTTTGGAAACAACATTGGAGAAATTCCAGCAGGAAAAAGAAGAATTAGTTAGCAAAAAACACACAAGCAACAAAATAGCACAGGATAAA CTGAATGACATCAAAGAGAAGGTTAAGAATATTCATGGTTATATGAAAGACATTGAGAATTACATTCAGGACGGGAAAGATGACTATAAGAAG caaAAAGAAGCTGAACTTAATAAGGTTATAGATCAACTAAGTGAATgtgagaaacacaaagaaaagataaataaagaCATGGGAATTATGAGACAAGATATTGACACACAGAAG ATACAGGAACGTTGGCTACAGGACAATCttactttaagaaaaagaaacgaGGAACTAAAAGAagttgaagaagaaagaaagcaacaTCTGAAGGAAATGGGACAAATGCAggttttacaaatgaagaa TGAGCATCAGAAGTTGGAGGAGAATatagaaaacataaaaagaaatcacagCCTGGCAATAGGGCGGCAGAAGGGTTATGAGgaagaaattattcattttaagaaAGAACTTCGAGAACCTCAATTTCGAGATGCAGAGGAAAAATATAGAGAGATGATGATTGTTATGAGAACAACGGAGCTTGTGAACAAGGATCTGGACATTTATTATAAGACTCTGGACCA AGCAATAATGAAATTTCACAGTATGAAAATGGAGGAGATCAATAAGATTATTCGTGATCTTTGGCGAAGCACCTACCGCGGACAAG ATATTGAATATATAGAAATTCGGTCTGATGCTGATGAAAACGTCTCAGCTTCGGATAAAAGGCGGAATTACAATTACCGTGTGGTGATGCTGAAGGGGGACACGGCCTTGGACATGCGTGGACGATGCAGTGCTGGGCAGAAGGCAG GTCTTAGCCTCACTCATCATTCGCCTGGCCCTGGCTGA